One region of Triticum aestivum cultivar Chinese Spring chromosome 6B, IWGSC CS RefSeq v2.1, whole genome shotgun sequence genomic DNA includes:
- the LOC123134400 gene encoding protein ASPARTIC PROTEASE IN GUARD CELL 2-like, with amino-acid sequence MPVPLSLPLYACSPGGGPSAAGAVLSLGRSGTLARTVGAFSYELSDGQGDAIWLGAQRARRVQGGKPTPLISNPLFPNRYYVQIASILVGNQPLQIPRGALDIQQYGRGGVYLSTTMPVGMYLNGEVYDLLKAALQAPGATANGLCYSADAKVPLPTITLEFAGDAVMALRPGSSVWKTRADGARCLSVLPSSTGETIVGTRAQMGRLMTYELATGNAFGFGTVTF; translated from the coding sequence ATGCCAGTACCCCTCTCACTCCCACTATATGCGTGCAGTCCCGGAGGTGGTCCCTCTGCCGCCGGCGCCGTCCTCAGCCTCGGCAGATCAGGCACCCTGGCACGCACAGTCGGGGCTTTCTCCTACGAGCTCTCCGACGGACAGGGCGACGCCATCTGGCTGGGCGCCCAGAGGGCGCGGCGAGTCCAAGGCGGCAAACCCACTCCGCTCATCTCCAACCCCCTGTTCCCCAACCGCTACTACGTGCAGATCGCCAGCATACTGGTCGGCAACCAGCCGCTCCAGATCCCGCGGGGAGCGCTCGACATCCAGCAATACGGCCGCGGCGGGGTTTACCTGAGCACAACCATGCCGGTCGGCATGTACCTCAACGGAGAGGTGTACGACCTCCTCAAGGCGGCGCTGCAGGCGCCTGGTGCCACTGCCAACGGCCTGTGCTACTCGGCGGACGCGAAGGTACCGCTTCCCACCATCACTCTCGAGTTCGCCGGCGATGCCGTCATGGCGCTGCGGCCAGGGAGCTCCGTCTGGAAGACGCGGGCGGATGGGGCGCGGTGCCTGTCTGTCTTGCCGTCAAGCACCGGCGAGACCATCGTGGGTACCAGGGCCCAGATGGGGAGGCTTATGACCTACGAGCTCGCGACTGGCAACGCCTTCGGTTTCGGTACAGTCACATTTTAA